A segment of the Mogibacterium diversum genome:
ACACCTTCTGGCTTATATATCATACTTTCTTCCTTTCTTCCTTTCTTTCTCGTCTCAGCTTCAGCCTACGCTTCACTATTAGCTGATAAGCGGCAGCTGTCGCAACGTCTTCTATTACTCTAAAATAATCCTGGGCAGGTTTGGTGTGAGAGATGCTGTCTGCACATGTCGCATCAATCGCAGCCTCAAGTGTACTGCAGTACAGGTCATAAGATTCGGAGATCTCATATCTGAGGCTATTGTCATCGTCGATAGCCGAAATTAGCTCTGCAATCTCTTGCACGTTAAATATCGACTTGAGCGTGACAATTACGAAAAGCCGTGAGATGGCCTCCTTGCCGTACCGACGCTTTACAGGAGGTGGGATGACCCCTAGCTTAACGTAGTTATTGACCATAGTGCTAGTCAGCAGATAGCTATCTCCGTATGTGTCCTGAAAATGAGGATTTATCAGCGATAGCACCTGATCCATATATAGCGATATATCAGGTAGCTCGTCCCAGCGTGGGAGGTGAAGCCTAGTGCTGTCCTGAATCGTTTCTCTCTGTTCCATAAGTTCCTTCCAGTTATACTTTCATATAGGATAGTATCACAGCTCGCCGTGAGCTTCAAATTTCTAATAACTTGTATTTTTCAACCATTTACACATGTATGCCTGCATAAAAATCAAATTAAATATTGCTAAATCGTGCTAAATGGAGTATCATACAGCATATACCTAGATTGTAATACTAAATAATATAGTTTTCAAAACCATTTTATATTTTTTCGCAAATCGTGCTCACTCGGCATGCCGGAACACTACGCTTTAGTGGCTTTTGGTGGACGGTGTTTTTGTAAGGGGCAAGTGACAGTTGGATAAACGGAGGTAATTTTGGAGAATATTAGAGAGATAATGGAAGCTGCTGTTAGCGAGTACGGGGCTAACAAGGCGTTCACACTCAAGCTTGGTGATGGAGAGTATCGTGATATTTCCTACAGCAGATACTATGAGGAGATTAGATGTCTTGGAGAGGCGCTGCTATGTAGAGGCTTCTCGAATACTAGAATCGTCATCATCGGCAAGAATAGCTACAACTGGTATCTCGCCAATATGGCAACTTTGTTAACAGACAACATAACTGTGCCGCTCGACAAAGAGCTAAAGCACGATGAGTTTGAAAGCTCGCTCATTCGTAGTGAAGCAGAGGTTATCTTCTACGATGAGAAGGAGTCGGAGTCCGTCGCTAAAGCAATTTCTAGTGGTAAGACTCGTATTAAGGCTGCGTTTCCGCTATTCAAAGTCTCTGATAAGACTGATATATATGACCTCACAGTAGAAGGTAGGGAACTCATCGATGGAGGCTCTCGCAAGTATGATGATGTTGTAATCAATCCAGATGATATGTCGTTCATGATTTTTACATCTGGAACTACATCCCAGTCTAAGATTGTAATGCTTTCGCAGCGTAATGTTGCTTCTAATGTTGTCAATACTATCGCCTCTGAGCAGATTTATGATACAGATGTCAATATTTCGCTTCTACCATATCACCACACCTTCGGTCTTACATGCCAGATTATCATGTTTGCTGCGGGTGCGTCGACTGTATTCTGTGACGGGCTTAAGTATATCCAGCAGAACTTCAAAGAGTATGGAGTATCCATCTTCGTAGGAGTACCGCTTCTCATCGAGACTATGTATAGCCGTATCCTTAAGAAGGCTGAGAAGGAAGGCCTTTCTGGCAGGCTCAAAACAATGGGGAAGGTCGTAAGGGTTCTTGGAAAGGCACATATAGATATCAGAAGAACTGTGTTTAAGGGAGTTCTCGAGGCGTTCGGTGGAAAGCTTCGCATGGTAATCCTAGGAGCGGCTGCTGCTGATCCAGAGTGCATTAAGGGCTGGAATGACTTCGGCGTTATATGTCTACAGGGTTATGGTCTGACAGAGACCTCGCCGGTGCTCTCTGCAGAGAGACCTGCGTATAGAAGACCTGGTTCCGTAGGAATTCCAATCGAAGGTGTTGGAATGGACATCTACGAGCCTGATGAGAACGGCATCGGAGAGATAATCGCTCGCGGAGAGAACATCATGCTCGGTTACTATGGTAATGAAGAGGCGACGAACGAGTGCATTTACGATGGTTGGTTCCACACAGGAGACCTCGGATATAAGGATAAGGACGGATACTTTTATATCACAGGCCGCAAGAAGAACGTAATCGTACTGATGAATGGAAAGAACGTATTCCCTGAGGAAATCGAGCAGGAGCTAAATGTACTTCCATACAAAGAAGAAGCGATTATCGTCGGTATTCCGAACGCCGAGGATGAGCGTGACCTCGTAGTCACACTTAAGCTCGTTTATAATCCAGAGGAATTTGAGGGCAAGACGCCTGAAGAAATCAACGCGATAGTAAAGGCTGATGTTGAGAAAATCAATGACAAGCTTCCTCCGTACAAGAGAATCAAGAGAGTATACACAACTGATGAACCTATGGAGAAGACAAGTACCCAGAAGGTAAAGAGATTCGTTGAGACTCAGAAGATTATCGATGAGGAGAAGGCTGAAAAGCTACGCAGGGAAGAGGCTAAGTCTGAAGAGGCATAAATAAAAAGAAGGGGGCTCAATCTTAGAAATGCAAGAGATTTAATAATAGCAGCGGGGATATTTGTTGCTATTGTAGGAGTAGCTTTTTTTGCTCCCGAGGCGCTCCCAGGAGCATTAGCATTGATTTAGTTAATGTTAATACTAATGCGGAGGTGGTTATGAATATAAAAAAGAGAGTTGATAACAACATACCATTCAGTCTTCATGATAGTAGAATCATCAAAATCAGCGCAGAAGCAGAGCGTATTACTCTGACGTTTGACAAAGTGTATGAGTATAGTGGCGATAATGAGAAAAGCTATCCTGCTACTATGCTGTTTGAGGGCATTGATTACGAAGAATGCGATGTCATAGTTTTTGATTCTGAGCTTGGATATGGATCATTCACCGGAACAAGATACAGAATGAGAGAATTTATAGATAAATTCCCAAATGGGATTTTTGAGATTATAACGGAGACATACAGCGGGTATGATACGGTTTTTCGAGGATA
Coding sequences within it:
- a CDS encoding DUF1836 domain-containing protein translates to MEQRETIQDSTRLHLPRWDELPDISLYMDQVLSLINPHFQDTYGDSYLLTSTMVNNYVKLGVIPPPVKRRYGKEAISRLFVIVTLKSIFNVQEIAELISAIDDDNSLRYEISESYDLYCSTLEAAIDATCADSISHTKPAQDYFRVIEDVATAAAYQLIVKRRLKLRRERKEERKKV
- a CDS encoding AMP-binding protein yields the protein MENIREIMEAAVSEYGANKAFTLKLGDGEYRDISYSRYYEEIRCLGEALLCRGFSNTRIVIIGKNSYNWYLANMATLLTDNITVPLDKELKHDEFESSLIRSEAEVIFYDEKESESVAKAISSGKTRIKAAFPLFKVSDKTDIYDLTVEGRELIDGGSRKYDDVVINPDDMSFMIFTSGTTSQSKIVMLSQRNVASNVVNTIASEQIYDTDVNISLLPYHHTFGLTCQIIMFAAGASTVFCDGLKYIQQNFKEYGVSIFVGVPLLIETMYSRILKKAEKEGLSGRLKTMGKVVRVLGKAHIDIRRTVFKGVLEAFGGKLRMVILGAAAADPECIKGWNDFGVICLQGYGLTETSPVLSAERPAYRRPGSVGIPIEGVGMDIYEPDENGIGEIIARGENIMLGYYGNEEATNECIYDGWFHTGDLGYKDKDGYFYITGRKKNVIVLMNGKNVFPEEIEQELNVLPYKEEAIIVGIPNAEDERDLVVTLKLVYNPEEFEGKTPEEINAIVKADVEKINDKLPPYKRIKRVYTTDEPMEKTSTQKVKRFVETQKIIDEEKAEKLRREEAKSEEA